The DNA segment CGTTCACAATCCCATCGGATGGCACAGTCGGATTTCTGGATGGACAGGGACGTCCACATCTCACTTCCTGCGCGAAAGCGCTGTTGGCGCGAGCTGGAATTCTGGCTCCTCCTCGCGCTCGCTTGCGCGATCTATCTGCCTGGCCTGACGCGGCTGAGCATTCGGGGCGAGGAATCGCGCCGCGCGCAAGTCGCCGCGGAAATTCTCCGTACGGGCGATTGGATCGTGCCGCGCCAGCAAGGTGAAATCTATCTCAGCCGGCCGCCGCTAGGAAGTTGGCCAATCGCCGCGCTGGCGAGTTGGCGCGGCGAAATGGACGTGCTGAGCGTGCGATTGCCCGCGGCGCTCGCGACGATTGCGACATGCTTACTTCTCTATCTTTACGCCCGCCGCTGGTTGACGCCGCTTGGCGCACTCACCGCCGGCGCCGCGTTCGGTTCGATGGCTCAGGTCTTGGAACTTGGCGGATTGGCGGAAACCGAAAGCACGCTCACGCTCCTCGTCGCGGCCTCGCTGCTGTGTTGGCACGCGGGTTATGTTTCGGCAACGCGGTCCGCCTGGCCGTGGGTCGTCGGCTATGCGCTCGCAGCGCTGGCAGGACTCGCCAAGGGCCCGCAAGGCCCGGTGTATTTCGTTGCAGTGACAACGGTCTATCTCTGGGCGCTGCGCGATTTTCGCGAGTGGTTCTCCTGGCGGCATGCGCTGGGGATCTTGACCTTCGCGGTCGTACTCGGCGCGTGGCAGATTCCGTTCACGTTGCGCACGGATTGGGCCAGCACTTATGCGATCTGGTCACACAATGCCAGCGACCGCTTCGCCGAATCCAGTTGGCAGCCGTTCCTGACGCATCTGGCCTTGTACCCGTTTGAAGTGGCGGCCTGCATGCTGCCTTGGTCGCTGCTGTTGCTCGCGTACGCGTATCCGGGGGTGCGCCGCCGGCTCGATCACACCGCGCCGCTGGTCCGATTTCTTTGCATCGCGCTCTTGGTCACATTTCCGTCCTGCTGGTTCGCCGCGACGGCGCGCGGGCGCTACTTCATGCCGCTGTATCCGTGCGCCGCGGTGTTGATCGGCGTAGCGGTGGATCGCATCGTGCTGCTCGCTCAGCCGGCGCGGCTCGGATATGCACTGCAGCGATTTCTCTGGCCCTTCGCGGCGGCGTTGCCATTGGCGGCCGCGGCGGTTGTCGTCGCGGGCGCGCTGGCGGGGAGCAACGTACAGCCGTTGCAAGCCGCGACGGACCCGCCCGCCATGCTGTTTGCATTTACCGTCGTCACTTTGCTGGCAGGTTGGTTGATCGCCCGGGCGGCGCGCGACATTACGCCCACGCGGGTCCGTTGGGCGATTTTATCGATCGCCGGCTTCGTGGGATTCCTGCATAGCGGCCCGATCACGAACATTCGCGTGGCGCAAAGCCAGGATACCGATTCTCAAGTGGCGCAACTCAAGCAACTGCTGCCACTGGACGCCCAGCGTGAACTGGTGAGCCTTGGTTTGGTGCATCACTTGTTCGCCTACTACTACGCCGAGCCGATTCGCGCGTTGGCGCCCGAGGCGTTCGAACAGACCAGTTACGACTGGGAATATTTCTGTCTCCATCAGATCGGCGACGCACCGCTTGATTTGCCGTTCGACTGGACGCCCGTCGCCGTGGTCTCGTGCGATCGCGCGCGCTTAGCGCGCCCGCATGAGAAAGTCATTGTCGGCCGCCGCCTGACGGGGTCTTCACAGACTGCTGGACGAGGTGACGACCATGCCCGAAAATAGCTTGGCCCTCGACCAAAGACCCGAGACTCGTTTGGACGCCGCCCCCCCCGTCTCCGTCCCGCGCCGCGCGTTTCCGCTCGGTTTCCTGCTGCGCCTGGTCGTCAGCGGCGGACTGATCTGGTTCCTGCTCGCCAAAAGCGACCTCAACGCCATCCGCAGCGCACTCGGGCATCTTGATTATCGCTATTGGGTCGCCGCGCTCGTGATCTATGCCATTAGCCAAATCTCCAGCGGCTATCGCTGGTACACGCTGGGACGCGCAGTCGGCTTTCGCCATTCGTGGAAGCATTTTCAGAAGTTGTACCTGGAAGGGATGTTCTTCAGCCTTTGCCTGCCCAGTTCGATCGGCGGCGATGTCGTGAAGGCGATGCGTCTTGGCTCGAATGCCGGCGAACGCTTGCTGGCCGCCGGCACCGTGCTGGCCGACCGCTTGACCGGATTGACCGCGCTCTGTGTCATTTGCGCGACCAGCTTCCTGGCGCGCTCATGGGAGTTGGGACTGTCGGCGTCGCTGTTTCTCGGCGCCGGCGTGCTGCTCGTGGCTCTCGTTTCATTTCTCGTCGGGCAATGGTTTCTGCGCTGGAACTCCGCGCGGTTAGGCAACATCCCTAAACTCGGCGCTATCCTCGCCGAACTGAACATCTACAATCACCAACCCGGCGTCGTGTTTCGCGCCGTCGGCTGGAGCTTTGTCGTGCAGTTGACCAATGTGGCGATGGTCTGGCTGCTGGGCCAAGGGATAGACCTCAAACTCCCCGTGGCCAGCTACTTCGTCGCGGTGCCGGCCATTGCGTTGGCTTCCACGTTGCCACTCAGCGTGAACGGCGTCGGCGTCCGCGAAGGGGGCCTCGCGCTGTTGCTGCAGCCGGACGGCCTCACCGAAGAACAAGGCGTCGCACTCGGCCTGCTCTGGTTCTCTATCACCATGGCCTCCGGCCTGATCGGCGGCCTCGCCTTCCTATGG comes from the Planctomycetia bacterium genome and includes:
- a CDS encoding glycosyltransferase family 39 protein yields the protein MDRDVHISLPARKRCWRELEFWLLLALACAIYLPGLTRLSIRGEESRRAQVAAEILRTGDWIVPRQQGEIYLSRPPLGSWPIAALASWRGEMDVLSVRLPAALATIATCLLLYLYARRWLTPLGALTAGAAFGSMAQVLELGGLAETESTLTLLVAASLLCWHAGYVSATRSAWPWVVGYALAALAGLAKGPQGPVYFVAVTTVYLWALRDFREWFSWRHALGILTFAVVLGAWQIPFTLRTDWASTYAIWSHNASDRFAESSWQPFLTHLALYPFEVAACMLPWSLLLLAYAYPGVRRRLDHTAPLVRFLCIALLVTFPSCWFAATARGRYFMPLYPCAAVLIGVAVDRIVLLAQPARLGYALQRFLWPFAAALPLAAAAVVVAGALAGSNVQPLQAATDPPAMLFAFTVVTLLAGWLIARAARDITPTRVRWAILSIAGFVGFLHSGPITNIRVAQSQDTDSQVAQLKQLLPLDAQRELVSLGLVHHLFAYYYAEPIRALAPEAFEQTSYDWEYFCLHQIGDAPLDLPFDWTPVAVVSCDRARLARPHEKVIVGRRLTGSSQTAGRGDDHARK
- a CDS encoding lysylphosphatidylglycerol synthase transmembrane domain-containing protein, coding for MPENSLALDQRPETRLDAAPPVSVPRRAFPLGFLLRLVVSGGLIWFLLAKSDLNAIRSALGHLDYRYWVAALVIYAISQISSGYRWYTLGRAVGFRHSWKHFQKLYLEGMFFSLCLPSSIGGDVVKAMRLGSNAGERLLAAGTVLADRLTGLTALCVICATSFLARSWELGLSASLFLGAGVLLVALVSFLVGQWFLRWNSARLGNIPKLGAILAELNIYNHQPGVVFRAVGWSFVVQLTNVAMVWLLGQGIDLKLPVASYFVAVPAIALASTLPLSVNGVGVREGGLALLLQPDGLTEEQGVALGLLWFSITMASGLIGGLAFLWKGEQLTRSHEIRN